One window of the Nocardia huaxiensis genome contains the following:
- a CDS encoding acyl-CoA dehydrogenase family protein yields MSALFPDYRPTWETDQHRELRKHAAEFFAKEIPPNRERWSKQHMVDREFWNKAGEAGLLGLDLPEEFGGMAGDFGYQAVVQEELIYAHDNAFGFSVHSPIVAHYIYKYSNEEQRAKWLPGIISGELVLAIAMTEPGTGSDLQSVRTTAIREGDHYVINGSKTFISNGTHCDLLVIVAKTDPSKGAAGVSLIVAETKDLPGFERGRVLEKMGQHGQDTRELFFSDMRVPVANLLGEQEGLGFYQLMEQLARERLIIASLCSALAEAAVLEAMRYSKEREAFGRPIGKFQHNAFTLAEAKTEALAIKTLVDYAIAQYIDGKNDPATASMAKLFAAETADKVVDKCLQLFGGYGYMMEYPIANMYVGSRVNRIYGGTSEIMKEIISRSF; encoded by the coding sequence ATGTCCGCACTCTTCCCCGACTACCGCCCCACCTGGGAGACCGATCAGCACCGCGAGCTGCGCAAGCACGCCGCCGAGTTCTTCGCCAAGGAGATCCCGCCGAACCGGGAGCGCTGGTCCAAGCAGCACATGGTGGACCGCGAATTCTGGAACAAAGCCGGCGAGGCGGGCCTGCTGGGCCTGGACCTGCCGGAGGAATTCGGCGGTATGGCAGGCGATTTCGGCTACCAGGCGGTGGTGCAGGAGGAGCTGATCTACGCGCACGACAATGCGTTCGGCTTCTCCGTGCACTCGCCGATCGTGGCGCACTACATCTACAAGTACTCCAACGAGGAGCAGCGGGCGAAGTGGCTGCCGGGCATCATCTCCGGTGAGCTGGTGCTGGCCATCGCCATGACCGAGCCGGGCACCGGATCGGACCTGCAGTCGGTGCGCACCACTGCGATCCGCGAGGGCGACCACTACGTCATCAATGGCTCGAAGACCTTCATTTCCAACGGCACTCACTGCGATCTGCTGGTGATCGTCGCCAAGACCGACCCGTCCAAGGGCGCGGCCGGCGTCTCGCTGATCGTGGCCGAGACCAAGGATCTGCCGGGCTTCGAACGCGGCCGGGTGCTGGAGAAGATGGGTCAGCACGGGCAGGACACCCGGGAACTGTTCTTCTCGGATATGCGTGTGCCCGTGGCGAATCTGCTCGGCGAGCAGGAGGGGCTGGGCTTCTACCAGCTCATGGAACAGCTGGCCCGGGAGCGGCTGATCATCGCGTCGCTGTGCTCGGCGCTGGCCGAGGCCGCCGTGCTCGAGGCCATGCGCTACTCCAAGGAGCGGGAGGCATTCGGTCGCCCGATCGGCAAGTTCCAGCACAATGCCTTCACCCTGGCCGAGGCCAAGACCGAGGCGCTGGCCATCAAAACCCTTGTCGACTACGCGATTGCGCAGTACATCGACGGGAAGAACGATCCGGCCACGGCCTCCATGGCCAAGCTGTTCGCGGCCGAGACCGCCGACAAGGTGGTGGACAAGTGCCTGCAGCTGTTCGGCGGCTACGGCTACATGATGGAGTACCCGATCGCGAACATGTACGTGGGCTCGCGCGTGAACCGCATCTACGGCGGCACCAGCGAAATCATGAAGGAAATCATCTCGCGCTCGTTCTAG
- a CDS encoding CoA transferase, with product MTHPLAGVEVVSLAVNLPGPLAAARLAELGATVTKVEPPSGDPLAAAAPEWYAKLVARQTVVTLDIKQDGDRGKLDELLATADLLITSMRPSALAKLGLAQPQQRFPELSLIEIVGHAEDPEVPGHDLNYQAVHATLTPPQMPTVPIADMLGAERAVSTALAALVARATTGVGQPYRVALEEAAARAGDAVRYRLMGPDAVLGGAFPGYGIYECADGHIALGAVEPHFFMGALGVFEADGTHEAFRKAFADKTIAELEAIAAAHDLPINGVVAPTTGK from the coding sequence ATGACGCATCCCCTCGCCGGAGTCGAGGTCGTCTCACTCGCCGTGAATCTGCCCGGCCCGCTGGCCGCGGCCCGGCTCGCCGAACTCGGCGCGACCGTCACCAAGGTCGAGCCGCCCAGCGGTGACCCGCTCGCGGCCGCCGCGCCGGAGTGGTACGCGAAGCTGGTCGCGCGGCAGACCGTGGTCACCCTCGACATCAAGCAGGACGGTGATCGGGGCAAGCTCGACGAGCTGCTGGCCACCGCGGATCTGCTCATCACCTCGATGCGGCCGAGCGCGCTCGCCAAACTCGGTCTGGCGCAGCCGCAGCAGCGGTTCCCGGAGCTGTCGCTCATCGAAATCGTCGGGCACGCCGAGGATCCCGAGGTGCCGGGGCATGACCTGAACTATCAGGCCGTACATGCCACGCTGACTCCGCCGCAGATGCCGACCGTGCCCATCGCCGACATGCTCGGCGCGGAGCGGGCCGTGTCCACCGCGCTCGCGGCACTGGTCGCGCGCGCGACAACCGGTGTGGGACAGCCCTATCGGGTCGCGCTGGAGGAAGCCGCCGCGCGGGCCGGGGATGCCGTGCGCTACCGGCTCATGGGACCGGACGCCGTTCTCGGCGGCGCGTTCCCCGGCTACGGCATCTACGAATGCGCCGACGGGCACATCGCACTCGGCGCGGTGGAACCGCACTTCTTCATGGGCGCGCTCGGCGTCTTCGAAGCCGACGGCACCCACGAAGCCTTTCGGAAAGCCTTCGCCGACAAGACCATCGCCGAACTCGAGGCCATCGCGGCCGCACACGACCTCCCGATCAACGGGGTCGTCGCCCCGACCACCGGAAAGTAG
- a CDS encoding TetR/AcrR family transcriptional regulator produces MLNPRATNDDLTAKARIRNAAMDLFAQYGESRVSLRAVAAEASVTLGLVQHHFKTKAGLVEAVDQLIVDYFDAAVSSVPPTGTPGEVAAARDEAVRKMLHDNPAVVNYVRRVVLEPGETQLRLLESLVELTRREVGSLREAGLASTTRRESAQIVEVLVRQFGELLLAPMIDAVWERVAGPDDEAKPRLSINVEG; encoded by the coding sequence ATGCTGAATCCACGCGCCACCAACGACGACCTGACCGCCAAGGCGCGCATTCGCAATGCCGCCATGGATCTGTTCGCCCAGTACGGCGAATCCCGGGTCTCGCTGCGCGCGGTCGCCGCCGAGGCGAGCGTCACCCTCGGCCTGGTGCAGCACCACTTCAAGACCAAGGCCGGCCTGGTCGAGGCCGTCGATCAGCTCATCGTCGACTACTTCGACGCCGCCGTCTCCTCGGTTCCCCCCACCGGCACTCCCGGCGAGGTGGCCGCCGCTCGTGACGAAGCGGTGCGAAAGATGTTGCACGACAACCCCGCCGTGGTGAACTACGTCCGCCGCGTGGTCCTGGAGCCCGGCGAAACCCAGCTGCGCCTGCTCGAATCACTGGTCGAGCTCACCCGCCGCGAGGTCGGCTCCCTGCGCGAAGCGGGCCTGGCCTCCACCACCCGCCGCGAATCCGCGCAGATCGTCGAGGTGCTGGTCCGCCAATTCGGCGAACTGCTCCTCGCCCCCATGATCGACGCCGTCTGGGAGCGGGTGGCCGGACCCGACGACGAAGCCAAACCGCGCCTGTCGATCAACGTCGAAGGCTGA
- a CDS encoding 3-hydroxybutyryl-CoA dehydrogenase, with product MERIGVIGGGTMGAGIAEVAARAGGSVLVLERDQESADAAAARIEKSLARAVKSGRLEQADADAAKARVTVTTSIDDFADRELVIEAAPEIESLKADFFAKLDAIVSPETILATNTSSIPVIRLANATVNPGRVVGVHFFNPVPVLPLVEIVVTLKTDRAVVDKVTSYARDVLGKRTIESKDQAGFIVNALLIPYLCNAIRMFETGFASAEDIDEGMVSGCAHPMGPLRLCDTVGLDVTLAVAESLYAEFGEPQYAPPVLLRRMVDAGYLGRKTGRGFYTY from the coding sequence GTGGAACGCATCGGCGTGATCGGCGGCGGCACCATGGGTGCCGGTATCGCCGAGGTGGCTGCCCGCGCGGGCGGATCGGTCCTGGTCCTGGAACGCGATCAGGAGTCGGCGGACGCGGCCGCGGCGCGCATCGAGAAGTCCCTCGCCCGCGCGGTGAAGTCGGGGCGGCTGGAGCAGGCCGACGCCGACGCGGCCAAGGCGCGGGTCACCGTCACCACGTCGATCGATGATTTCGCCGACCGTGAGCTGGTCATCGAGGCCGCACCGGAGATCGAGTCGCTCAAGGCCGATTTCTTCGCCAAGCTCGACGCCATCGTCTCCCCCGAGACGATCCTGGCCACCAACACCTCCTCCATTCCGGTGATCCGGCTGGCCAATGCCACCGTGAACCCGGGCCGCGTGGTGGGCGTGCACTTCTTCAACCCGGTGCCGGTGCTGCCGCTGGTCGAGATCGTGGTGACGCTGAAGACCGATCGCGCGGTTGTCGACAAGGTTACCTCCTACGCCCGCGACGTGCTGGGCAAGCGCACCATCGAGTCCAAGGATCAGGCCGGGTTCATCGTGAACGCGCTGCTGATTCCGTACCTGTGCAATGCGATTCGCATGTTCGAGACCGGTTTCGCCAGCGCCGAGGACATCGACGAAGGCATGGTCAGCGGCTGCGCGCACCCGATGGGCCCGCTGCGCCTGTGCGACACCGTCGGCCTGGACGTCACCCTCGCGGTCGCCGAATCCCTGTACGCCGAGTTCGGTGAGCCGCAGTACGCGCCGCCGGTGCTGCTGCGCCGCATGGTCGACGCCGGCTACCTGGGCCGCAAGACCGGCCGGGGTTTCTACACCTACTGA
- a CDS encoding serine hydrolase domain-containing protein — protein sequence MEFAESPARGVEFPRATPEAVGLDPVAVRDAVAFSERRSTRSIRIYRYGQLVATGERDAVRAHAVRPVWSASKSILAMVTGRAVTLGLLELDDPIGRYVPEADARHRDITVRNLLNQSSGLAFRTMRELAIPAYDQVRLALTAEPKHAPGTYFEYAQAPLSLLGHVVARAAGTDSVTFAQRELFTPLGIGADRWRVVKDRAGHPYWAGLVFATAHDLARFGHTLLRDGKWADEDLLSPDFVRQARTPAPTNPGYGFLVWLNASIDTITCRAPGRSILDRPVIASAPADTYLFSGMFDQIVAIIPSLDMVIVRTGQVPNRTADITGMMSVITAEWAHEFFRRLFAGHADPAVPADPGPFRADGLRPLLRGRG from the coding sequence ATGGAATTCGCGGAAAGTCCCGCGCGCGGGGTGGAGTTCCCGCGCGCTACACCCGAGGCGGTCGGGCTGGATCCGGTGGCGGTGCGGGATGCGGTCGCGTTCAGCGAGCGGCGGTCCACCCGGTCGATCCGGATCTACCGGTACGGGCAGCTGGTGGCGACGGGTGAGCGGGACGCTGTGCGGGCGCACGCGGTGCGGCCGGTGTGGAGCGCGTCCAAGAGCATCCTGGCCATGGTGACCGGGCGCGCGGTGACACTCGGGCTGCTCGAATTGGATGATCCGATCGGGCGGTATGTGCCCGAAGCCGATGCGCGGCATCGGGATATCACCGTGCGGAACCTGCTGAATCAGAGCTCGGGGTTGGCCTTCCGGACCATGCGGGAGCTGGCGATTCCGGCATACGACCAGGTGCGCCTGGCATTGACGGCCGAGCCGAAGCACGCGCCCGGAACGTATTTCGAGTATGCGCAGGCGCCGCTGAGTCTGCTCGGGCACGTGGTGGCGCGGGCCGCCGGGACCGATTCGGTGACGTTCGCGCAGCGCGAGCTGTTCACCCCGCTGGGTATCGGGGCGGACCGCTGGCGGGTGGTGAAAGACCGTGCGGGCCACCCCTATTGGGCCGGGCTGGTGTTCGCGACCGCACATGATCTGGCGCGGTTCGGGCACACGCTGCTGCGGGACGGGAAATGGGCCGATGAGGATTTGCTGAGCCCCGATTTCGTGCGCCAGGCCCGGACCCCGGCGCCGACCAATCCCGGCTACGGATTCCTGGTGTGGCTCAATGCATCCATCGACACCATCACCTGCCGCGCCCCCGGACGCTCGATTCTGGATCGCCCGGTCATCGCCTCGGCGCCGGCCGACACCTACCTGTTCTCCGGCATGTTCGACCAGATCGTGGCGATCATTCCGAGTCTGGACATGGTGATCGTGCGCACCGGGCAGGTGCCCAACCGGACCGCCGACATCACCGGAATGATGAGCGTGATCACCGCCGAATGGGCGCACGAGTTCTTCCGCCGCCTGTTCGCCGGGCATGCCGATCCCGCGGTGCCCGCCGACCCGGGTCCCTTCCGAGCCGACGGGCTGCGTCCGCTACTGCGTGGCAGGGGGTGA
- a CDS encoding AraC family transcriptional regulator: protein MSTPTRFDWDLRRSTASVHVLTQLAQERGMPVAACLAGTGVKPSAVIDPRTEITARQELAVVRNLLARFGDEPGLGVAAGGRMHVSLYGNWGLALLSSATLRDALRTALDYLELAFAVGPMRLYEADGQARLRLDDTDIPEDVRPFFTERTMAAVQVLGRELFGLGVPADWVSFRHPTPSDLTRHREIFGVDPLFEAQATEAAFNAGFLDLPLPQADEWVRGTYERLCQDMLLRRRLARRPSRGDMTNTVREVLMRDPRQMSVQATVAAELYISSRTMSRRLQDEGTCFRALLEEVRETVAEQLLHHTDLTTGQISHRLGYAEPAAFIRAFRRWKGCPPQQYRVLVNSTPPPSARTTRATVAPPAA from the coding sequence ATGAGCACGCCAACACGTTTCGACTGGGACCTGCGCCGCAGCACGGCCAGCGTCCATGTGCTGACCCAGCTGGCGCAGGAGCGGGGGATGCCGGTCGCGGCCTGCCTGGCCGGCACCGGGGTGAAGCCGTCGGCGGTGATCGATCCCCGGACCGAGATCACCGCCCGCCAGGAACTGGCGGTGGTGCGCAACCTGCTGGCCCGGTTCGGCGACGAACCGGGCCTCGGGGTGGCGGCGGGCGGCCGCATGCACGTATCCCTGTACGGCAACTGGGGTTTGGCGCTGTTGAGCAGCGCCACCCTGCGGGATGCGCTGCGCACGGCCCTGGACTACCTCGAGCTCGCCTTCGCCGTCGGCCCCATGCGCCTGTACGAGGCCGACGGCCAGGCGCGGCTGCGCCTGGACGACACCGACATCCCCGAGGACGTGCGGCCGTTCTTCACCGAGCGGACCATGGCCGCGGTGCAGGTGCTGGGCCGGGAGCTGTTCGGCCTCGGCGTCCCGGCCGACTGGGTGTCCTTCCGGCATCCCACGCCGTCCGATCTCACCCGGCATCGCGAAATCTTCGGTGTGGACCCGCTTTTCGAGGCCCAGGCCACCGAGGCGGCGTTCAACGCCGGCTTCCTGGACCTGCCGCTACCGCAGGCCGACGAATGGGTGCGCGGCACCTACGAGCGGCTGTGCCAGGACATGCTGCTGCGCCGCCGGCTGGCCCGGCGGCCCTCCCGCGGCGACATGACCAATACCGTCCGCGAGGTGCTCATGCGGGATCCCCGGCAGATGTCGGTGCAGGCGACGGTGGCCGCCGAGCTGTACATCAGCTCCCGCACCATGTCCCGGCGGCTCCAGGACGAGGGCACCTGTTTCCGCGCCCTGCTCGAGGAGGTGCGCGAGACGGTGGCGGAACAGCTGCTCCACCACACCGACCTGACCACCGGCCAGATCAGTCATCGGCTCGGCTACGCGGAGCCCGCGGCCTTCATCCGCGCCTTCCGGCGCTGGAAGGGTTGTCCGCCACAGCAATACCGCGTCCTGGTCAACAGCACGCCACCGCCGTCGGCCCGGACCACCCGGGCGACGGTCGCCCCGCCCGCGGCCTGA
- a CDS encoding FG-GAP repeat domain-containing protein encodes MSNSNTRLRRLCAAGAALTLGLGVAATAGAEPLSSGSASGSGGPNPIFHESVQYNVGGLGPGVGSQTMATGDFNGDGFADVAATGLVDGVGVLFGDGTGRLRRNQFVNTEIGANAVASADLNGDGSPDLVVGDFLSLAVLINDGRGVFRVDRTYSTDFNPNVTTRTGGIPFGVALADFDQDGAVDLAVNTVVPVPGGVGIMRGDGQGHFGAAQWYGVGISKASVLAGDLDNDGYPDLAFHDLATSGVWIMINDRRGGFQSPRWNLATLPSEDLKLADVDSDGNLDFVTANIAGFSAGIHYGDGHGNFSPPNLVGPAVAPCTVAIGDFDGDGVNDIAAGQYIPSTAMIFTGDGRRGFTYAEQHTIGLGPQASAVADLDNDGHPDLLTMSSLSEDVAVLMNRSAQRG; translated from the coding sequence TTGTCCAACAGCAACACTCGCCTGCGGCGCCTGTGCGCCGCGGGCGCGGCCCTCACCCTGGGCCTGGGCGTCGCCGCGACCGCCGGCGCCGAACCACTGTCCTCCGGCTCCGCGTCGGGGTCGGGCGGGCCCAATCCCATCTTCCATGAATCGGTGCAGTACAACGTGGGTGGCCTCGGCCCCGGTGTGGGCTCGCAGACCATGGCTACCGGCGACTTCAACGGCGACGGGTTCGCCGATGTGGCGGCCACCGGACTCGTCGACGGCGTCGGCGTGCTGTTCGGTGACGGCACCGGGCGGCTGCGGCGAAATCAGTTCGTGAACACCGAGATCGGCGCGAACGCGGTGGCCTCGGCCGACCTGAACGGCGACGGCAGCCCGGACCTCGTGGTGGGCGACTTCCTGAGCCTGGCGGTGCTGATCAATGACGGGCGCGGGGTCTTCCGGGTGGACCGGACCTATTCGACCGACTTCAATCCGAATGTCACCACCCGCACCGGCGGCATCCCCTTCGGTGTGGCGCTGGCCGACTTCGATCAGGACGGCGCGGTGGATCTCGCGGTGAACACCGTGGTGCCGGTGCCCGGCGGCGTGGGCATCATGCGCGGTGACGGGCAGGGGCACTTCGGCGCGGCGCAGTGGTACGGGGTCGGCATCTCCAAGGCCAGCGTGCTCGCCGGGGACCTCGACAACGACGGGTATCCGGATCTGGCGTTCCATGATCTGGCCACCTCCGGCGTCTGGATCATGATCAATGACCGGCGGGGCGGATTCCAGTCTCCGCGTTGGAATCTCGCCACGCTGCCGAGCGAGGACCTCAAGCTCGCCGATGTGGACTCCGACGGCAATCTGGACTTCGTGACGGCCAATATCGCCGGCTTCAGCGCGGGCATCCACTACGGCGACGGGCACGGCAACTTCAGCCCGCCGAATCTGGTCGGCCCCGCCGTCGCCCCGTGCACGGTGGCCATCGGCGATTTCGACGGCGACGGCGTCAACGATATCGCCGCCGGGCAGTACATCCCTTCCACCGCAATGATTTTCACGGGAGACGGGCGGCGCGGCTTCACTTACGCCGAACAGCACACCATCGGCCTGGGCCCGCAGGCGTCGGCGGTCGCCGACCTGGACAACGACGGACACCCGGACCTGCTCACCATGAGCAGCCTGTCCGAGGACGTCGCCGTGCTCATGAACCGTTCCGCGCAGAGAGGCTGA
- a CDS encoding FG-GAP repeat domain-containing protein produces MRSHVLVCAALVAGTTFAAGQAVAAPSTGSGGGAGTQFSGPHYFDTGTAPWVTRAGDVNGDGRPDIITANAGSTTINGTTYGGLKGVSVLLNTTADGAAAPSFTAPKQFVAGVGTLSVELADLDGDGAPEIITSNFFDTGTNGVSILRNLTPAGSTAAAFAEPINLATGAFPSLVRTLDINADGKLDLVTGDAGIPFGLGISVLLNTSQPGGPLTFTPPTQFLGGSVAEGLAVGDINNDGLEDVIVANTTTSNVAVLVNTTAPGSFTPTFNVTQEWVVTSTDAQLADLDGDGRLDMIVSRTAGGFTVRLNRTAPGAPTAEFGEDIVGDLVGEVTRAQGTMGVVTEGVAIADFDGDGIADIAVNNDFPIPGYGISVFTNHTQPGARTINLSGPDGYNGSSWIIGTNSIAAADFNGDGKLDLATGNVPSLAVEDNVLVHGGISVLLNTHP; encoded by the coding sequence ATGAGGTCTCATGTCTTGGTCTGTGCCGCCCTGGTCGCGGGCACGACGTTCGCCGCGGGGCAGGCGGTCGCGGCGCCATCGACCGGGTCGGGTGGCGGGGCGGGTACACAGTTCTCCGGTCCGCACTACTTCGATACCGGTACCGCGCCCTGGGTGACACGGGCGGGAGATGTCAATGGCGACGGCAGGCCGGACATCATCACCGCGAATGCCGGGTCGACCACCATCAACGGCACCACCTACGGTGGGTTGAAGGGTGTTTCGGTGCTGCTGAACACCACCGCGGACGGCGCCGCCGCACCGTCGTTCACCGCGCCGAAGCAGTTCGTCGCGGGCGTGGGCACGCTGTCGGTGGAGCTGGCCGATCTGGACGGCGACGGCGCACCGGAAATCATCACCTCGAATTTCTTCGACACCGGGACCAATGGCGTCTCGATCCTGCGCAATCTGACGCCGGCGGGATCGACCGCCGCCGCCTTCGCGGAGCCGATCAATCTGGCCACCGGCGCGTTCCCGTCGCTGGTGCGAACCCTCGACATCAATGCCGACGGCAAACTCGATCTGGTGACCGGTGATGCCGGTATTCCGTTCGGACTCGGAATCTCGGTGCTGCTCAATACGTCCCAGCCGGGCGGGCCGCTCACCTTCACGCCGCCGACGCAGTTCCTGGGCGGCAGTGTCGCCGAGGGGCTGGCCGTCGGCGACATCAACAATGACGGGCTCGAGGACGTCATCGTCGCCAACACCACCACCAGCAATGTGGCGGTGCTGGTCAACACCACCGCGCCCGGCTCGTTCACCCCGACCTTCAATGTCACCCAGGAATGGGTGGTCACCAGTACCGACGCCCAGCTGGCGGATCTGGACGGCGACGGCCGGCTCGACATGATCGTGTCCCGCACCGCGGGTGGTTTCACCGTTCGCCTCAACCGCACCGCGCCCGGTGCGCCGACCGCCGAATTCGGTGAGGACATTGTCGGCGACCTGGTGGGCGAGGTGACGCGCGCACAGGGCACGATGGGTGTGGTCACCGAAGGCGTCGCCATCGCCGACTTCGACGGCGACGGTATCGCGGATATCGCGGTGAACAACGACTTCCCGATTCCGGGCTATGGCATCAGTGTGTTCACCAACCACACGCAGCCGGGTGCGCGCACGATCAACCTGTCCGGGCCGGACGGATACAACGGCTCGTCCTGGATCATCGGCACCAATTCCATTGCCGCCGCCGATTTCAACGGTGACGGCAAACTGGACCTGGCCACCGGCAATGTGCCGAGCCTGGCCGTCGAGGACAATGTTCTCGTCCACGGCGGCATTTCGGTCCTGCTGAACACCCACCCGTAA
- a CDS encoding flavin-containing monooxygenase, translating to MGMPQHEVVIVGAGFGGMGAAIQLRREGIDDILILDREQDLGGTWHVNRYPGIAVDIASVTYSFSFEPNPNWSRLFAPGAELKRYAEHIADKYDLRRHMRFGVSVQGARWDAEHRYWVVTPAEGEPITARYLIGATGYLSQPRNPDIEGLDSFAGTVIHTADWDGSYDPAGRRIAVIGTGATSVQLAPELARTAAELTVYQRTPIWVVPKIDAPIPPAVQTLFAKAPAAQRVMRVANTAMLQTLIAGMLHYRQFRFLNKTAAAIGRAHLRMQVSDPAVRRKLQPHYEFGCKRPTFSNLYFAMFNRPNVRLETTSIARIESDGVVTTDGNKIVVDTLVLATGFSLWETNFPAFEIIGRDGRDLGKWWRENRFQAYEGVTVPHFPNFLGLANPYSFNILSYFYTIEEQMGHLKHLFGQLKRRGAKVFEVTEAANARYLERMTELTGDSIIINPSCYTSNTYYLDPNGDPSLVRFGANGAILKKGRFPIGDYTYA from the coding sequence ATGGGTATGCCGCAGCACGAGGTGGTGATCGTCGGCGCCGGGTTCGGCGGGATGGGAGCCGCGATCCAGTTGCGGCGCGAGGGCATCGACGACATCCTCATTCTGGACCGCGAGCAGGATCTGGGCGGCACCTGGCATGTGAACCGGTACCCGGGGATCGCGGTGGACATCGCCTCGGTGACGTATTCGTTCTCCTTCGAACCGAATCCGAACTGGTCTCGGCTGTTCGCGCCCGGGGCGGAGCTGAAGCGCTACGCCGAGCACATCGCGGACAAATACGATCTGCGCAGGCACATGCGGTTCGGAGTCTCGGTGCAGGGCGCGCGCTGGGACGCCGAGCACCGGTACTGGGTCGTCACGCCCGCCGAGGGCGAACCGATCACGGCGCGCTATCTGATCGGCGCGACCGGCTACCTGTCACAGCCGCGCAATCCGGATATCGAGGGCCTGGACAGCTTCGCGGGCACCGTGATCCACACCGCGGACTGGGACGGCTCCTACGATCCGGCGGGCCGGCGCATCGCGGTGATCGGCACCGGCGCGACCTCGGTGCAGCTCGCACCCGAACTGGCCCGCACGGCCGCCGAACTCACCGTGTACCAGCGCACCCCGATCTGGGTGGTACCCAAGATCGACGCTCCGATCCCGCCGGCGGTGCAGACCCTGTTCGCGAAAGCGCCTGCCGCGCAGCGGGTCATGCGGGTGGCCAATACCGCGATGCTGCAGACGCTGATCGCCGGCATGCTGCACTACCGGCAGTTCCGGTTCCTCAACAAGACCGCCGCCGCCATCGGCCGCGCGCACCTGCGCATGCAGGTCAGTGATCCGGCCGTCCGCCGAAAGCTCCAGCCGCACTACGAATTCGGCTGCAAGCGGCCCACGTTCTCGAATCTGTACTTCGCTATGTTCAACCGTCCGAACGTGCGCCTGGAGACCACCTCCATCGCGCGCATCGAATCCGACGGCGTCGTCACCACCGACGGCAACAAGATCGTCGTCGACACCCTGGTGCTGGCAACCGGATTCAGCTTGTGGGAGACCAACTTCCCGGCCTTCGAGATCATCGGGCGGGACGGCCGCGATCTCGGGAAATGGTGGCGGGAGAACCGCTTCCAGGCCTACGAGGGCGTCACCGTGCCGCATTTCCCGAATTTCCTGGGCCTGGCCAATCCCTACTCGTTCAACATCCTGTCGTACTTCTACACCATCGAAGAACAGATGGGTCATCTGAAGCACCTTTTCGGACAGCTGAAACGGCGCGGCGCAAAGGTTTTCGAGGTCACCGAGGCGGCCAATGCCCGATACCTGGAACGCATGACCGAACTGACCGGCGACAGCATCATCATCAATCCCAGCTGCTACACGTCCAACACCTACTATCTGGACCCGAACGGTGATCCGTCCCTGGTTCGGTTCGGGGCCAATGGCGCGATCCTGAAGAAGGGCCGTTTCCCGATCGGCGACTACACCTACGCCTGA